atcgaccaaacagccgaccaaccagtcgctatgatgcgcactgaccaccagggggcagacgctcaatgcaggaactgccccctggtggtcagtgcactcccacagggggagcagcgctcagccagaagcggggctcatggctggcgagcacataagcggcagtgctaaggatgtcccatggtcatcagtcggacatcccccgaaggctcccagactgccagagggtacaggctgggctgagggaccccccacccccaccctccagtacacgaattttgtgcaccgggcctctagtataaaatatgtaaagtagTTGCTCAAAGAGTGTCgtttcctgcccccttccccctagggcctaggcccgtggtcggcaaactgcggctcgagagccacatgtggctctttggccccttgagtgtggctcttccacaaataccacggcctgggcgagtctatgttgaagaagtggcgttagaagaagtttaagtttaaaaaatttggctctccaaagaaatttcaatcgttgtcctgttgatatttggctctgctgactaatgagcttgccgaccactggtctaggctaaCCGGCTTCCCTCCGGGCTCTCCCAGCCGCCCCCACTATTTCTCTCCTCACACTGGGGGCGCACCTCACTGAGCAGGTACCACACTCACCGGGGCCATCTGCGCTGCTCACAGCAGGTCTGAGGAGGTGCGTGCTGCTGGACGGCAGTCCAGTCCGTGAGAGGACGGTGTTcgctgggctccagtggtcaccCCACAGCCCACGGCTGCGCGTTAGCATCGGCGGGgtccccctgcctctcccagggctgtgctcacagacgtgagtgtgtgtgtgtgcgggtgtgtCGGGCGAGGACTGAGGGGTGAAGCATCACCACAGAGGACAACCCGGACGGAAAAGTACCTTCTCTTGTGGCAGAATAACCGAGTCTAAGCTCCATACTGAGCGGCCTCGGCCGGCCGCCCTGGGGGACCACCGGTGTCACTCGGGTCAGAGGGGCTCGCAGGGATAAATACCCGCTTTCAGCTGCCAGCTCCCCAAATTCCCGCTGTCACTTCTAGCAGTGGCTCCGAACCCCGAGTTTTCTGTGGGAAAGTCCCACCCCTCAGCCATGATTCGTCCGGAACAAAAAGGCGCCTAAGCCATCCCCAAGCTCTATTGGTTGACGCTGCTGTCAGTCTGCGGGCACAGCGGAGACCTGTGGGAAATGAAGTCCAGCGAAGCTCGAAAACGCCTGGGGCTCACGTTTTCGCTTCTGGTGTTTGGTGGGGGTCCGAGGGCCCCGATTTGGGGTCTGGACCAGGGTCCGAGTACAGTGTGGGGCCAGACCTCCCGCAGTCGCAGGCCCTTGTCAGGTGGGCGTGGCGGGGATCCTGGGTCCAGAGCGACCCAGGGCTGGATGCGTCGTCATGCCGGCAGCACCCTTTTCCCACCGTCCCCCGGGGACGACCTTGCCTCCAGCCAGGGTAGCCCCCCGTGGAGCAGTGTCAGTCAGGCTCTGCAGGCCTGTCACCCAGTCTATGGTCAAAGGGCAGAGCCATTGTCCCATTTCTTGCCATAaaccagctatgtgaccttgggggaGTTTGAGTCGAAGCCAGAATATCTTAACTTTCCTTCCAACTATTAACACCCTGGGAATCTGTTTTTATTATCTTTGCTCTTAAAGCCTGTAACCTTAACCATGGTAAGTCTTCCTGTTTGGGAGAGTTATGGTGCCAGGACTGAGGAATCCCGAACGGGGCGCCCAAACCTGGGAACTCAGCCAGAAGCGAGGCAGCGGAGCAGTTGGAGCATTTGCATCTGAAGGGCCGAGCCGCCTCCACCCGGTGCTGCTCTCCAAGGTGCTGCTCCGCTGGGCGCCCTCTGAGCTTGCCCTGCACATTCACTGCAACACTGGTGGCCAGTGGCGGGGAGGGCGGCAGTTTATCGGCCCTATTATCTCCAGCAGCCCATCCTCCTGCTTCAGTACGGTAACTGGCATCTTCTCAGCCCTAAGTTGCTATGCAAACACAGCTCCATGTGCCTTTACTTTCCAACCAGatcacctgcctctgccccctcctATCCAACTTCTGGAGCTGCCTCCCCAGTGACAGAGGGCCAGACCCCACGGGCACCAAGACACGGGGAGGGGAGAACAGGAAGGCTCTTTCTCCACCTCAATCCTGCTGGGATGACTGACATTGTGGCTTTCACTAGGGTCCACTCTAATGTATGCCTCTGTTTTGGTTCTACTGAGTGGCTCCCCTCTGACGGCGGCTTCCCAACGAGGTAAAGAAAGAGGTTTGGACGGCAGAGCACGGTTGTAAGGTTCTTCTCTCAGCTGAACAATCAACAAATCCAGGCTCCTCAACTACAAGCAGAGCTTCGAATAGTGAAGCTGGAAGAAGATTCTCACTGCGAGCAGGAAATTCCCTTCAAGGGAGTGGCCCCGGACCAGGGACCTCCTGCCAGCGCTTTGGGCATTTCCACTATCAAGAAGCATCAGCACCCCAGGAGGCTCGGATCCAACTCAGGGAGCTCATCGCCAGGCGCTGAGGCCAGAGAAGTGTACGAAAGAGCAGATCCTGGTGTTGCTAGTTCTGGAAGAGTACCTGCCTGTCCTTCCCCAGGGGACCCAGATCTGGGTGAGACAAAACACCCAGGAAGTGGAGAGGAGGCAGTGGCTGGAGGACTTGCAGAACCCGGGAGATGGGGGCTGCAGGTGAGATATGGAACCTAGTTCTGACTAATCAAAATAGAGGAATGTGAGCGACGGAGCAACCCGGGTTGCCAGCAGTGAGGGGGATGTGTAATACTCCGCTGTTTGTGTCAAAGTGGAATTTGCCTATTCCTGGGAAATGCAGTTTTCCTCCCAAGTTCAGACTGGCTCTTCAGAGAATGCACAACCTTGGTTGCTCTGAGCGATCCCTGTTGTTAAATGAAAACTTCTTAAAATGCTGATCCTTTGGGTCCTGTTGCAAAGTAGCTGTATTGTTGGATGGATCTCTGAGTTTTGCTTAGGGGTTGACAGGAGCAGCCCCAAGAGAGGCTGCAGTGGGCCTGGGCCCCAGACCTGTCTCTGAAGCCTTCTACACATCCACACTCTGAACTGTCTGACTCCAACACAAGTGTcttaatcactatgttatatCAGCCTCCCAACTGTACAAAGTGCCGGGAGCCAGAGCTCACACGGGGATTGGGCTGTGAAGTCAGTACACCGGGAATGAGTGTGCATGGTCAGCATTACTCTCGAGAAAGCCTCTGACAGTCCATTAGGTGAGGAAGGCGTCTCTCGTGCCCAAAACCTGAGGGATTGACACCTGCTGGAAGCAGCAGGATCCTGTCGCCCACAACTGTCTGGTCTAAGAGTAGCCACCAAATCTctatcatgtgccctgaccggtgtggctcagtggatagaatgacggcctgcagactgaaaggtcccaggttcgattccggtcaagggcatgtaccttggttgcaggcacatccccagtgaggtggtgtgcaggaggcagctgatggatgtttctaactctctatccctcaaccttcctctctgtcaaaaatcaataaaacatatttaaaaaaacatctctTATCATGCGTCCTACCTGGTATTTTCCCATATATTTCTTCTAACTTCCCCAACCACCCTGCGAGGTAGTTACTACTATTCTCATTTTACCAATAAAGACACTGAGGCTAAGAGAGGCTGCTTAACTGGCCCAAGGCCACTCCGCTGGAAAGAGGGACTGGGAGTCCTAAATCAGGACCCTTGTTGTACATACAGCAGCTCCTCTTCCAGGGGCCTGGCAGGAAGGCGCCGGTGTCAGCGGGAGGCACGGAGGTCCACCCAGTCCCACACGTGCACAGAGGTATCACTTGCTGCCGACAACAAAGTCCTGGGCTTGCGGGGGTGCCAGGTGTGGGTGGTGACCAGTGGAGCAGCGCCTGTCCCATGGTCATCCAGGAAGACGTGACCTCTGTGAGTGAAGAGAGGTTCTATGTGGCCCTCCATTCCATCCCGAGACGTGACATCATAGACTTGGACTGTCCCATCAAAACCTGAGGAAGAACGAGAAATGAGAAGACCAACGATGAATCTCTGGAGTAATTTTTATAACTTGCTCTACGGCACCAAAACAGGCTATGGGATGAGGAACCTAATAGTGAACAAGATACTGGTACTTAATGGCCAACCAAGGGCGTGGAACATCTGCCCACATGCCGGCAGCTGCCAACTCCCTGGGGCTCGTGACGACGAGAATCTGTAGTATATCACGTGCCAGGTCTGAGGCTAACCCTGGATCTACATTCtctctttaattctcacaactgtatgaagtaggtactaataccccaggaaactgaggcttaagacTTTTGTAAACCTTTCCACTTGCCCCAGATTCTAATCCATCTGGGTCTCAGTAAGATGGCCTCATCTCCACGATGATGGGAGAAAATAGAAGCCTTTAGAGCAGTGgatctcaacctttctaatgtcgtgaccctttaatacagttcctcatgttgtgatgacccccacccataaaattgttttcgttgctacttcataactgtaattttgctactgttatgaatcataatgtaaatatctgtgttttctgatggtcttaggctctacagcagcgacccacaggttgagaaccgctagcagggtcacctaagaccatcggaaaacacagatatttccaTCACGattcctaacagtagcaaaattacagttatgaagtagcaacgaaaataattttatggttgggggtcaccacaacatgaggaactgtattaaagggtcgcggcattagaaggttgagaaccactgcttcagAGGAACATTCTCACGTTCCCCCCTCAACCTAGCTCCATCTGCTTTCTTCTTGTAGGAAGCCAGCCGCTTTCCCCACACTTGGTTCTTGCACTCTTTCTGGATCCTGCCATTATCAAGAATCCTTTCTTGCTCTCTCAACCTCTCCCCCTTTCAATGGATCCTTCGCATTGgtctttattattaattatttttatattattattgatttcagagaggaagggagagacagaaacatcaatgacgagaatcattgatcgactgcttcctgcacgtcccctactggggattgagcccacaacctaggcatatgcccttcaCCGAAAtcaagcccgggacccttcagtccacaggctgtcgctctagccactgggccaaactggctagggccttcccATTGGCCTTTAGATACTCTCACTAAATATCTTCTTTCAACTAGATATTGCCAGGCCAGGAGCCTGCTGACCTAGGGACTTGCTATAATTCaaaaagcagccctagctggtttggctcagtggataaagtgtcggcctgcggactaaagggtcccaggttcgattccggtcaagggcacatgccaaggttgcgggcacggtccccagtgtggggcgtgcaggaggcagccgatcagtgattctctctcatcatcgatgtttctgtctctgtctcttcctctcccttcctctctgaaatcaataacaacaacaacaacaacaaaaaagcaacaaccaaaaaacaaaaagcaaatagaTTGATTCCACCCTTGGGATCCTATAGCCTCTTTCTGGTCGAGCCCCATGGCTGTCCTGGTGTCTTACTATCTGCAGGCTCTCGACCAACCTCAGAACGGAATTCCTGCTAGGATAGGCAAGCCCTGCTCCCCCTGTTGTGTAGCCAAATGGGGAAGGGCCTGCCCCTGAGGAAGCTGGAGAGTTAATCTGGAGATTCTCGGTGAGCGACTTTAACTTTTGGGGCCAGAGGCTCCTTCCTGAGCACGCGATAGTCCCTTGGAAGAGAAAGCTCCAACAACAGATGCAAAATCCTGCTCAGCGGTACCTGAAATGGCCAAGCAGTTGTCCAGGCCTGGAGCCCAGGTCACTCGCAGCAGCTCTGGGTCAGGGCTGGGTGTGGACACTGGGCACTGCACTGAGCGCACAGGGTGGCAGAGATCCCGAGGGTCAAGAAGACGGAGCAGCCCATCTGAGCACAGGCTGGCAATGTTGGGCCCAGGGTCCCGGCACTTGCCCCTGACTTCTGCACACCACCTCCCTCCACCAGACCCGGGGCTGGGGCTGACATTCTCTGCCGGCGCCCACTTCTGGCGGGTGTCAACGAGCCCCAGCCGGCCCGAGGGGCAGCAGAAGGCAAAGGTGTCTGCATCCAGGACCTGCAGGCTACTCAGCTCCTCACTGTCACTGACACCTGGAAGACAGAGGGCGAAAGAGGAAAGCTGCTGGAGTCACATGGGTCTGGCAACCTGGCAGGGCTGGCTGGTCACAAGTCCCTTCCTCTGGGAAGCATCCCCAATCCCAGGCAGGATAAACCACGtctctgccctaaccggtttggatcagtggatagagtatcggcctgcggaccgagaggtcccaggttcgattccggtcaagggcatgtaccttggttgcgggcacatccccagtgggaggtgtgcaggaggcagctgatcgatgtttctctctcattgatgtttctgactctctatccctttcccttcctctctgtaaaaaaatcaataaaatatatatataaaaaaacccacaaaaaaacaacaacacgtcTCCCCTCTCCTGTTCATTTTACCACTCTACTCCACTGGGTGGTGCTGGTCCCAGGACTGCCTCCTCCAATCCCAGAAAGGGAGTCCCCCGAGGCCAGGGCTTGCCTCTCATTCATCTTGTGTGCCCAACATCCGGCACACAGGGTTGGATTCAGTTCAAACGCGGCTGCGTAGGGCTGGAGGAGCTGGCAAGGGGCAAACGGCGCCGTACCTGAGGTGTACGTGACCTTCTGGGATTCCAGATCCACAACCTTCAGGCCGCTGAGCCGCGCCCCGTGGAGGACTCCAGGTGCCACCGACGAGCAGATGGCGATCCTCGGCCAGAGACTCCCCTCTTTCTCCTGCACAGCAATGGTGCTGACAGCTTCAATGACGTCTAGGGGCAAGCGGAAGAGGGGAAAGTCCAGAATGTTAGTGAAGGTGTGAAACATAACCTGGTGAGAGCCGGCCAGCGGTCTTCCCCTGTACAGACAGAAGGTCAAGGAAGAAAGAGAACTGACAGCTGGCTAGAGAGGATGTGGCATCATAAACACTCTGtgttatatttacattttgaaacTGTCAGAagcactttcatttctttttttttaaaactatatttttattgatttcagagaggaagggagagggagagacagaaacatcaatgatgagaatcactgatcggctgcctcctgcacaccccctactggggatcaaacaagcaacccgggcatgtgccctgactggaatcgaacccgggacccttcagtccacaggccgacattctatccactgagccaaaccggctagggcgcactttaatttctttataaattgtCTTAGGAACTGTTTTGCAAATGGGCGATAATGAATCTCAGATGCCATCCCAAAAGCCCCCAGCGCAGTTCTGGCTTTTTATACTTTTGTGGAgtacaaataaaaggaaagaatccACTGATGGTGTCATTTACGCTTTAGGTGAAGAAAATAACAGGAACAGAATGCATGaactaccattatttcttcaaaaacttATTACACAACCTCGGCGCTTTGCAGGTAAAGGTCACAAGGCAAATGTCACTGTCTCCAAACACAAACTGGACCAGAAAGTCCATGTCCTTTTTACTCTGAACAGAAGGAAGACACTTGACCTCAAGTtgaatcaaattttatttatttattttttaaatttctttattgattaaggtgtcacatatttgtcctcatccccccattcccatcccacccccctccccacggatgccccaaccccctgttgaacttaaccgttggacaggctcatatgcatgcacacaagtcctttggttgaactctccccctcccccaaaccctcccctatcctccctctgaggcccgatagtccgatcgatgcctccttgtttctggttctgttcttgttcctcagtctatgttgttcatcatttcccctagatgagcgagatcatgtgtcactagagatatacttataagaactgaatgtgagacgagcaataatagttatgctgacaggcaaatgaatcagtctgtagtgagtttctttctggaccaacagttcttttgagacccaatttcaatgtccaccagttccttatgtgtacatgtcagcactgacccctcagctctggatggtggacaaatggtggtaacggaggtccctgaatcaaattttagttttgtttgtctCAGCCTGCTTTGTGGTACAGGCAGGCTCTCGCCTCTGCATCTGCAATTGAGGCTTCTCTTAACAGGAGCCAATTATAACATGGTTCACAACAAGCTGTCTACTGCACAAACTGCTTAAAGGAGACGCATACTTTCCTGCTCCAAGAGGGGActcatgccctaaccagtttggctcagtggatagagcatcggcctgcggactgaaaggtcccaggttcgattccggtcaaagggcatgtaccttggttgcgggcgcatccccagtagggggcgtgcaggaggcagctgatcgatgtttctctctctccctctcccttcctctctgtaaaaaattaataaaatattaaaaaaaaaaaagaaaaaaaaagaggggactCATTATTTGGTTCCCACAATCCCTGAAGAAAAGGGAGACGtacgtattttttaaattctgaaggaGGTAAAAGTCAGCCTGTGAATAGAATGGATGAGGAACAGAACTAACATGACTTATGTAGCAGCAAGCACGTGAGCAAGGCCCTTCCAGACGGTTCACAAGCCAGGAGCGCACAGAAGGACCGGGGTGGGCTGAGCGAGAATGCCGAGGACCGGAGTGCCTACTGCTCCCCAAGCCCGAGGGCTCTCAGAGCCCCGAATCCAGACTTGCTCAGCTTACCTGCTCCCGCTACAGGAGCTGCGGAGGTTCACGCAGACACAACACCGGAGCCTCAGGACCGGAGTCTGCATCGGGGGAGCTCCAATGAGGCTGTGATCCAAACCAGCCCCAGCAGAGCTTCCAGGCCACACTCTCCCAGGCCGCACCGAAGCAGCTCCCTCTTCCCTTTTCAGACTCGGAGGAGCCAGGACCTGCTGCTCTGAGCCAGGGCATGGCTCTCAGATGTGATTTGTCTCCTgacggggaggggcggagggtggAGAGGAAGCCTTCAAAGACGTATTTCAAAGAGGCTTTGGAGC
This genomic interval from Eptesicus fuscus isolate TK198812 chromosome 25, DD_ASM_mEF_20220401, whole genome shotgun sequence contains the following:
- the WDR73 gene encoding WD repeat-containing protein 73, translating into MESAEDWLVESLRLYQDFHAFDLPGATRVLEWIGDRGVFVAGYEKLKKNEILHLTLPPRLSVKENQGLLPERDFKVCHGGFSDRSIFDLKHVPDTRLLVTSGLPSCYLQVWQIAEDSDVIEAVSTIAVQEKEGSLWPRIAICSSVAPGVLHGARLSGLKVVDLESQKVTYTSGVSDSEELSSLQVLDADTFAFCCPSGRLGLVDTRQKWAPAENVSPSPGSGGGRWCAEVRGKCRDPGPNIASLCSDGLLRLLDPRDLCHPVRSVQCPVSTPSPDPELLRVTWAPGLDNCLAISGFDGTVQVYDVTSRDGMEGHIEPLFTHRGHVFLDDHGTGAAPLVTTHTWHPRKPRTLLSAASDTSVHVWDWVDLRASR